ATCAAAAATATAATATACTCCATTACTCCTTATTTTCCCTCTTTCTCTCATTCTTATTATAACAATAGAAGTATCCAAATAATAGGTTACTAAaggtaattataaataaattatacTAGTAACAATTGGTTAATTTTCAAGGTTTTAGGAGAGAGGATTAGGAATTCTTTTTCATTGTAGTCAAACACTGTTTTGGGAATAGAATTAGTCCCTTGGGCACCACCAATATCCGAATTTAAATCCATATTATCAAGGTTGGGAAAAGCAGAAAATGGTAATGGAAGTACCTGTCTTTTTAATGATCGGTTAATCGGGTGACTATGTCATTTTTAATGAGGACTCTCTTCACGTGCTATAATATAGAAATTAATTACgagtaattaatactccgtaatgaatATCGTATAATATTCCATCcaaaaacattttcatatatgtggcTCTACTCTTTTCCATCATATCGGAAAAATACATTGTGAATGTCGTGAAAAAAGTCAAAAAGTTAATATCAATCAATATGAATATCCTAATCATCCTAGGACTCACCAATCCGATTCTTCCGCCACCGCCAGCTACCACCATTTAAACCCCAATCACCATGACCATCTCACAATCCCACTCCGATCTCCACGccccactaaccaccaccaccaccaccaccatggaTCCCCAACAACCCGACCCGCCAAAATCTTACTGGCGATTCACCAAACAAGACTTCTACCCGGAACCATCTTTCCAAAACCTCACCTCCTACAAATCCGCATTCTCCAAAACCCTCCACCGTCTCCGGGGCCGGTGTCTCGGCCGCTCAACCGATGCAACTGAACTCATTGAACTCAAGAAACAAAGTGAGAACGAAATGCGAAAGTGTCTTACTTGGGTTGATTTAATCTGGCTTGGATTCGGGTCAGTTGTTGGGTCTGGTATTTTTACCATTACGGGTCTCGAAGCACGAAACGACGCCGGACCGTCGATTGTTTTGTCTTACGCGTTGTCTGGTTTGTCTGCTTTGTTCTCTGTTTTTTGTTATACAGAGTTTGCTGTTGAGATTCCTATTGCTGGTGGTTCCTTCTCGTTTCTTCGTATCGAGTTAGGCGATTTTGTTGCGTTTATTGCTGCTGGTAATTTCGATACTTACTTCCTCATATTAGAATATGTTATTACTTAATTATGTGATTGTTGTTTTTAAATTCAATAATCAATAATTTATATCAATAGTTTTGTGTTGTTTGTCatttataatgtttttaataatgATATATCAAATGCTTCATGTTTCGGTTTAGAATATAACATGAATTTTCTACATTTAGTAACGAAAACCGTCAGAAACAACAAAATGACCTTTTTACCATTTACAATGAAGAATGTTGCTTTAAAATGAAATGATATTTGAGCACGTTTTCTGATTTGTAAGTTGTTCAAGAATTATTTATGTGTACAAGTAAATCAAATATACGTTATTAACTTTTGGATTTTGTTAATGATAGCCCGGGTGTTGTTAAGAACTATCGTTAACGTGCTTTAACGGTTATAATAATCGTACAATATATTAGCTCTTAGGTTGTCGTTAACAAAATCCCTTTTCTAGTAACTAAATGCACCTTATATGATCCATTTGGCTCACAGAATTCAATGGGATTCCGGTGGAATTGAAATTGAATTTAGACATGACTCATGTCTAAATTCAGTTCCAATTCTGCAAACAAAGCCTAATTGTATGTTGTGTTTTCAGGTAATATTCTATTGGAGGCAGTTGCGGGTGCAGCTGGTTTAGCGCGATCATTTTCATCGTATTTTGCAAGTATGTTTAGTTCAAATCCCGACATTCTTCGTATACGAGTAAATTCATTCGCCGAAGGTTTCAATTTATTAGACCCTATTGCTGTGGTGGTCTTATTTATTGCCAACATGGTAGCAATGAGAGGAACGAAATTAACATCAACTTGGAACATGATACTTTCAATGATTACCTCTCTAATCATCATTTTCATAATCATTGTTGGGTTTTCAAACGCTAAAACCTCAAATTTAGAACCGTTTTTTCCTTACGGGCCTGAAGGTGTGTTTCGAGCTGCAGCTGTTGTTTACTGGTCGTATACTGGTTTTGATATGGTCGCTAATATGGCCGAAGAAACTAAGAAACCGTCTAGAGACATACCTTTAGGTTTAGTTGGTTCGATGTCGACAATTAGTGTCGTGTATTGTTTAATGGCATTGGCTCTTACAATGATGGTTAAGTATACGGATATAGACCCGGATGCTGCTTATTCGGTTGCGTTTGAAAAAATAGGGATGAAATGGGCCAAATATGTTGTAAGTTTATGTGCTCTTAAAGGGATGCTTACTAGTATGTTGATCGGGTCAATGGGTCAAGCTCGTTACACTACTCAAATAGCCCGAGCCCATATGATCCCACCTTGGTTTGCTTTAGTCCACCCTAAAACCGGAACTCCAATTTATGCTACTTTATTGGTTACCTCGATTAGTTGCGTCGTTGCTCTGTTTTCGAGCCTGGATGTTTTATCGAGCGTGTTATCGTTTagtacactttttatttttatgctCATGGCTGTTGCGTTGCTTGTTAGACGTTATTACGTGAAGGACACAACGTCTAAAGTTGATATGGCTAAATTTATGGTTAGTTTATTTGTTATTATATGTTCGTCTATTGCGATAACAGCACTTTGGGGTGCAAATGTGAAAAGTTGGGTTGGGTATGCAGTGGCGGGCGGGTTTTGGTTAGCGGGTACGGTTGGATTGGTGTTGGTTCCGAAACAACGGGCTCCGAAAGTTTGGGGTGTTCCACTTGTTCCGTGGTTGCCGGCATTGTCGATTTTGATGAACGTGTTTTTGATTGGATCGTTGGGTGCTATGGCGTTTAAGAGGTTTTTTATATGCAGTGGTGTTATGTTGGTTTATTATGTTCTTGTTGGGGTTCATGCAACTTATGATTTGGCTCATCAGGATACTGTAGAATCAGTTGTTGAGAAAGGAAAAGATGTTGGAGACGGTTTATAGAAAGTAATCTTGTAGTGTGTAATTCGTTTGAATTCGATTTGTTTAAGATGATATTATGTGGTTACGTGAATATAGTAGATGTTTTTAAAACGAATAAATGGGTCTTGCGGTTTCTG
The window above is part of the Rutidosis leptorrhynchoides isolate AG116_Rl617_1_P2 chromosome 1, CSIRO_AGI_Rlap_v1, whole genome shotgun sequence genome. Proteins encoded here:
- the LOC139886120 gene encoding cationic amino acid transporter 8, vacuolar-like; translation: MTISQSHSDLHAPLTTTTTTTMDPQQPDPPKSYWRFTKQDFYPEPSFQNLTSYKSAFSKTLHRLRGRCLGRSTDATELIELKKQSENEMRKCLTWVDLIWLGFGSVVGSGIFTITGLEARNDAGPSIVLSYALSGLSALFSVFCYTEFAVEIPIAGGSFSFLRIELGDFVAFIAAGNILLEAVAGAAGLARSFSSYFASMFSSNPDILRIRVNSFAEGFNLLDPIAVVVLFIANMVAMRGTKLTSTWNMILSMITSLIIIFIIIVGFSNAKTSNLEPFFPYGPEGVFRAAAVVYWSYTGFDMVANMAEETKKPSRDIPLGLVGSMSTISVVYCLMALALTMMVKYTDIDPDAAYSVAFEKIGMKWAKYVVSLCALKGMLTSMLIGSMGQARYTTQIARAHMIPPWFALVHPKTGTPIYATLLVTSISCVVALFSSLDVLSSVLSFSTLFIFMLMAVALLVRRYYVKDTTSKVDMAKFMVSLFVIICSSIAITALWGANVKSWVGYAVAGGFWLAGTVGLVLVPKQRAPKVWGVPLVPWLPALSILMNVFLIGSLGAMAFKRFFICSGVMLVYYVLVGVHATYDLAHQDTVESVVEKGKDVGDGL